A section of the Clostridium felsineum DSM 794 genome encodes:
- the deoC gene encoding deoxyribose-phosphate aldolase: MEIANIIDHTALKPDTTKEQILKLIEEAKKYKFASVCVNPRWVKLASLELKDSKVKVCTVIGFPLGASTTETKVFETKNAIENGAEEVDMVISIGDLKNENNDYVKRDIEEVVKTAKEKAIVKVIIETCLLTDEEKIRVCKLAKDAGADFVKTSTGFSTAGAKAEDIELMRKTVGDNMGVKASGGIHTREEALQMINSGATRIGASASITIISEE, translated from the coding sequence ATGGAGATTGCTAACATAATAGATCATACAGCCTTAAAGCCAGATACTACAAAGGAACAAATACTTAAATTAATAGAGGAAGCAAAAAAGTATAAATTTGCCTCAGTTTGTGTAAATCCACGATGGGTTAAATTAGCAAGCTTGGAGCTAAAAGATAGTAAAGTTAAAGTTTGTACAGTCATAGGTTTTCCTCTTGGAGCTAGTACAACTGAAACAAAGGTATTTGAAACAAAAAATGCCATAGAAAATGGGGCAGAAGAAGTTGATATGGTTATTTCTATAGGAGATTTAAAAAATGAGAATAACGATTATGTAAAAAGGGATATTGAAGAGGTTGTAAAAACAGCTAAAGAAAAGGCTATAGTTAAGGTAATTATTGAAACTTGTCTTTTAACTGATGAAGAAAAAATAAGAGTTTGCAAATTAGCTAAAGATGCAGGTGCAGATTTTGTGAAAACTTCAACAGGCTTTTCAACAGCAGGAGCAAAGGCAGAGGATATTGAATTAATGCGAAAAACTGTAGGAGATAATATGGGTGTAAAGGCATCTGGTGGTATTCATACTAGAGAAGAGGCTTTACAAATGATAAATTCAGGAGCAACTCGTATAGGGGCCAGTGCAAGTATCACAATAATTTCTGAAGAATAA
- a CDS encoding cytidine deaminase, translating into MDFNTLVSKALEAREKAYAPYSKFKVGAAVFTDEKIYTGCNIENASYGATNCAERTAIFKAVSEGHTVINAIAIVGVENDYTYPCGICRQVIAEFAAKDIKIILGKNNGEYIVKTLDEILPGAFTKEDLQK; encoded by the coding sequence ATGGATTTTAATACATTGGTTTCAAAAGCATTAGAGGCTAGAGAAAAAGCATATGCACCATATTCAAAATTTAAAGTTGGAGCAGCAGTTTTTACAGATGAAAAAATATATACTGGATGTAATATAGAAAACGCATCTTATGGAGCAACTAATTGTGCAGAAAGAACAGCTATTTTCAAGGCTGTATCAGAGGGCCATACAGTTATTAATGCTATTGCAATAGTAGGAGTAGAAAATGATTATACTTATCCTTGTGGAATATGTAGACAGGTGATAGCTGAATTTGCAGCAAAAGATATAAAGATAATTTTAGGAAAAAATAATGGAGAGTATATAGTTAAAACATTAGATGAAATTTTACCAGGTGCTTTTACTAAAGAAGATTTACAAAAATAA
- the deoB gene encoding phosphopentomutase, with product MKPFKRIHILVMDSVGIGEAPDSKEFNDFGVNTLFHIAEEKKGLNMPNMAALGLSNIYEIMGVEKQAHPKAYFGKMQEASAGKDTMTGHWEMMGLYIDKFFPVFPEGFPEELIKKIEDFSGRKIIGNKPASGTEIIKELGERQLKTGELIVYTSADSVLQIAANEEVIPLDELYKICKYCREITLKEPYMLGRIIARPYVGKTKETFKRTSNRHDYALKPFGRTVMDYIKEADLESIAIGKISDIFDGEGVTKAIRTVSNMDGMDKFIKVLDEDFTGISFTNLVDFDANYGHRRDPIGYGDALEEFDTRLGEVFKKLKEDDLLIITADHGNDPTYTGTDHTREFVPILVYSNRFDEGKNLGILKTFSDLGATISENFKVKATKHGESFLKKLI from the coding sequence ATGAAACCTTTTAAAAGAATACATATTTTAGTTATGGATTCAGTAGGTATAGGAGAAGCACCAGATTCAAAGGAATTTAACGATTTTGGTGTTAATACATTATTTCATATTGCAGAAGAGAAAAAGGGATTAAATATGCCTAATATGGCAGCTCTTGGATTGTCAAATATTTATGAGATTATGGGAGTAGAAAAACAAGCTCATCCGAAAGCTTATTTTGGTAAAATGCAGGAAGCTTCAGCGGGAAAAGATACTATGACAGGCCATTGGGAAATGATGGGGTTATATATTGATAAATTTTTTCCTGTTTTCCCAGAGGGCTTTCCAGAAGAATTAATTAAAAAGATAGAAGATTTTTCTGGAAGAAAGATTATAGGGAATAAACCTGCTAGTGGAACAGAAATAATAAAAGAACTTGGAGAAAGACAGCTTAAAACTGGTGAGTTAATAGTATATACTTCAGCAGATTCAGTACTTCAGATTGCAGCAAATGAAGAAGTTATACCACTAGATGAGTTATATAAAATATGCAAATATTGCAGAGAGATAACATTAAAAGAGCCATATATGTTAGGAAGAATTATTGCTAGACCATATGTTGGAAAAACTAAAGAAACCTTTAAGCGAACTTCTAATAGACATGATTATGCATTAAAACCTTTTGGAAGGACGGTAATGGATTATATAAAAGAGGCAGATTTAGAGTCTATTGCAATTGGAAAGATTTCTGACATTTTTGACGGTGAAGGTGTAACTAAAGCAATTAGAACAGTCTCTAATATGGATGGTATGGATAAATTTATTAAAGTTTTAGATGAAGATTTCACAGGAATTAGCTTTACTAACTTAGTTGATTTTGATGCAAATTACGGTCATCGTCGTGATCCTATTGGATATGGAGATGCTTTAGAGGAATTTGATACTAGGCTAGGTGAAGTTTTTAAAAAGCTTAAAGAGGATGATTTGCTTATAATAACAGCAGATCATGGAAATGATCCAACTTACACTGGAACAGATCACACAAGAGAATTTGTTCCAATACTTGTTTATTCAAATAGATTCGATGAAGGAAAGAACCTAGGCATTCTTAAAACTTTTTCGGATTTAGGAGCAACAATTTCAGAAAATTTCAAGGTGAAAGCTACTAAGCATGGTGAGAGCTTTTTAAAAAAACTGATATAA
- a CDS encoding NupC/NupG family nucleoside CNT transporter: MEYIIGVIGLVVILFLAWIGSNDKKKVKYKPIIVMIILQFILGFLLLNTGAGNALVSGIADGFGALLKCAGDGVKFVFGGLENSHQSTFFINVLLPIVFISALIGILQYCKILPFVIKYIGLVLSKVNGMGKLESYNAVASAILGQSEVFISVKKQLGLLPEKRLYTLCASAMSTVSMSIVGSYMLLIKPKYVVTAIVLNLFGGFIISSIINPYTVTDEEDVLEVQNEKKQSFFEVLGEYIMDGFKVAITVGAMLIGFVAIISLINSLFTWIFGMSFQDILGYVFSPFAFLMGVPLNEAVKAGSIMATKLVSNEFVAMTTLASGHVHLSIKATAIVSTFLVSFANFSSIGIISGAVKGLNEEKGNVVARFGLKLLYGATLVSALTATIVGLIV, translated from the coding sequence ATGGAATATATTATTGGCGTAATAGGATTAGTAGTAATATTATTTTTAGCTTGGATAGGTAGTAATGATAAAAAGAAGGTAAAATACAAGCCTATAATTGTAATGATTATTTTGCAGTTTATATTAGGTTTTTTGCTGCTTAATACAGGAGCTGGAAATGCACTTGTAAGTGGAATTGCAGATGGTTTTGGGGCACTTCTTAAATGTGCAGGAGATGGTGTTAAATTCGTATTTGGAGGATTAGAGAACAGTCATCAAAGTACATTTTTTATTAATGTTCTTCTACCAATTGTTTTTATTTCTGCACTTATAGGTATATTGCAATATTGTAAAATACTGCCGTTTGTTATAAAATACATAGGACTAGTATTAAGTAAAGTTAATGGTATGGGAAAATTAGAATCATATAACGCAGTAGCATCAGCAATTTTGGGACAATCAGAAGTATTTATTTCTGTTAAGAAACAATTAGGATTGTTACCAGAAAAACGTCTGTATACACTATGTGCATCAGCTATGTCAACAGTTTCTATGTCCATAGTTGGTTCGTATATGCTTTTGATAAAACCTAAATATGTGGTAACAGCAATTGTGTTAAATTTATTTGGCGGATTTATTATATCATCGATTATAAATCCATATACTGTTACAGACGAAGAGGATGTTTTAGAAGTTCAAAATGAGAAAAAACAATCTTTTTTTGAAGTTTTAGGTGAATATATTATGGATGGCTTTAAAGTAGCTATTACAGTTGGAGCTATGCTTATTGGTTTTGTTGCAATAATATCATTAATAAATTCATTGTTTACTTGGATTTTTGGAATGTCTTTTCAGGATATACTTGGCTATGTATTTTCACCCTTTGCATTTCTAATGGGAGTACCGTTAAATGAAGCTGTAAAGGCAGGAAGTATAATGGCAACTAAGTTAGTATCTAATGAATTTGTTGCAATGACTACTTTAGCAAGTGGACATGTACATTTATCCATAAAGGCTACAGCTATAGTTTCAACCTTTTTAGTATCCTTTGCAAACTTTTCATCTATAGGAATAATATCGGGAGCAGTTAAAGGATTAAATGAAGAAAAAGGAAATGTTGTAGCTCGTTTTGGATTAAAACTTTTATATGGGGCAACCTTAGTAAGTGCACTAACAGCAACTATTGTTGGATTAATAGTATAA